One stretch of Nicotiana tabacum cultivar K326 chromosome 18, ASM71507v2, whole genome shotgun sequence DNA includes these proteins:
- the LOC107817550 gene encoding V-type proton ATPase subunit a2 isoform X1, with protein sequence MVVGGEGCCPTMDLLRSEPMQLVQLIIPMESAHRTISYLGDLGLFQFKDLNVEKSPFQRTYATQIKRCGEMARKLRFLKEQMTKAGFTPSTRTTMGSNINLDELEVKLGELEAELAEMNTNTEKLQRSYNELLEYKLVLQKAGEFFHSAQNSATAQHKELEEHAHGERSIDSPLLLEQEAFADPSKQVKLGFVSGLVAREKSMAFERFLFRATRGNVFLKQVVVENPVIDPVSGTEVEKNVFVIFYSGERAKNKILKICDAFGANRYPFTDDIGKQYEMITEVSGKLSELKTTVDVGQLHRANLLQTIGYEFDQWNLLVKKEKFIYHTLNMLSIDVTKKCLVGEGWCPVYASSQIQNQLHRATLDSNSQVGAIFQVLHTTELPPTYFRTNKFTSAFQEIVDAYGVAKYQEVNPGVFTIVTFPFLFAVMFGDWGHGICLLLATLYFILREKKLSSQKLGDIMEMTFGGRYVIMMMALFSIYTGFIYNEFFSVPFEIFGRSAYGCRDLSCRDATTIGLIKVRDAYPFGVDPKWHGTRSELPFLNSLKMKMSILLGVAQMNLGIILSYFNGKFFKNDVNVWHQFVPQMIFLNSLFGYLSLLIIVKWCTGSQADLYHVMIYMFLSPTDDLGENQLFIGQKYLQLLLVSLALVAVPWMLFPKPFLLKKQHEERHRGQLYAMLDSTDDSFELETHNHSHGHEEFEFSEVFVHQLIHTIEFVLGAVSNTASYLRLWALSLAHSELSSVFYDKVLLLAMGFNNIIILVIGIVVFIFATVGVLLVMETLSAFLHALRLHWVEFQNKFYEGDGYKFSPFSFGLISEDED encoded by the exons ATGGTAGTCGGAGGAGAAGGATGTTGTCCGACTATGGATCTGCTCCGATCGGAACCAATGCAATTGGTGCAATTGATTATCCCGATGGAATCCGCTCATCGTACAATTTCTTACCTCGGAGATCTCGGTCTCTTCCAATTCAAAGAC CTTAATGTGGAAAAGAGCCCATTCCAGAGGACATATGCAACCCAG ATTAAAAGATGTGGAGAAATGGCACGTAAACTTCGCTTTTTGAAGGAACAAATGACAAAGGCAGGGTTTACTCCTTCAACAAGGACAACAATGGGCTCAAATATTAATCTGGATGAATTGGAG GTCAAACTTGGAGAACTCGAAGCTGAACTAGCAGAGATGAATACTAACACTGAAAAGCTTCAACGTTCTTATAATGAGCTTCTCGAGTATAAGCTTGTTCTGCAGAAG GCTGGTGAGTTTTTCCATTCAGCTCAAAACAGCGCTACTGCACAACATAAAGAACTGGAGGAGCATGCACATGGCGAGAGATCGATTGATAGTCCTCTATTGTTAGAGCAG GAAGCCTTTGCAGATCCTTCAAAGCAAGTTAAGCTGGGATTTGTCAGTGGGCTTGTTGCTAGAGAAAAATCTATGGCTTTTGAAAGGTTTCTTTTTCGTGCAACCAGAGGAAATGTATTTTTAAAGCAAGTGGTTGTTGAAAATCCTGTAATAGATCCGGTGTCAGGCACAGAG gttGAAAAAAACGTGTTTGTAATCTTTTACTCTGGAGAAAGGGCGAAGAACAAGATATTAAAAATTTGCGATGCATTTGGAGCAAATCGTTATCCATTCACTGATGACATTGGCAAACAGTATGAGATGATAACAGAG GTATCTGGAAAACTTTCAGAGCTGAAGACCACTGTAGACGTCGGACAGCTACACCGGGCAAATCTCTTACAGACCATTGGCTATGAGTTTGACCAATGGAACCTTCTG GTGAAAAAGGAGAAGTTTATTTACCATACACTAAATATGCTCAGTATTGATGTGACAAAGAAGTGCCTTGTGGGCGAGGGTTGGTGTCCAGTTTATGCGAGCAGCCAG ATACAGAATCAATTGCATCGAGCAACTTTGGATAGCAACTCACAAGTTGGGGCCATATTCCAGGTGTTGCATACCACAGAATTGCCACCTACATATTTCCGTACAAACAAATTTACATCTGCCTTCCAGGAAATTGTTGATGCATATGG TGTCGCAAAATATCAGGAAGTAAACCCTGGTGTTTTCACAATAGTAACTTTCCCGTTCCTCTTTGCTGTCATGTTTGGAGACTGGGGCCATGGTATATGCTTGCTTCTTGCAACATTATATTTCATCTTACGGGAGAAGAAGCTGTCTAGTCAG AAGCTTGGGGACATCATGGAGATGACTTTTGGCGGTCGCTACGTTATTATGATGATGGCTCTGTTTTCAATATATACAGGATTCATATATAATGAATTTTTCTCTGTTCCCTTTGAAATATTTGGGCGTTCAGCTTACGGTTGTCGCGACCTTTCCTGCAG GGATGCCACTACAATAGGTTTGATTAAGGTCCGCGATGCCTATCCATTTGGTGTGGATCCGAAGTGGCATGGTACCCGCAGCGAATTACCATTTCTGAATTCTTTGAAGATGAAGATGTCAATTCTACTTGGTGTTGCTCAGATGAATCTAGGAATCATTCTAAGCTATTTCAATGGGAAGTTCTTTAAAAATGACGTGAATGTCTG GCATCAGTTTGTCCCCCAGATGATATTCCTGAACAGCCTCTTTGGCTATCTTTCACTTCTTATTATTGTCAAATGGTGCACTGGTTCTCAAGCTGATCTGTACCATGTAATGATATACATGTTTCTAAGCCCTACTGATGATTTGGGCGAGAACCAGCTTTTTATTGGGCAAAAATACCTCCag CTTTTGCTAGTATCACTTGCACTTGTTGCCGTTCCATGGATGCTATTTCCTAAGCCATTTCTTCTAAAAAAGCAACATGAGGAA AGGCATCGGGGTCAATTATATGCAATGCTTGACAGCACTGATGACTCTTTTGAGTTGGAGACACACAATCATTCACATGGACATGAAGAATTTGAGTTCAGTGAAGTTTTTGTACATCAACTCATACATACCATAGAATTTGTACTTGGAGCTGTCTCTAATACAGCTTCATACCTGCGTCTGTGGGCCCTCAG TTTGGCACATTCAGAATTGTCTAGCGTGTTCTATGACAAAGTTCTGCTTCTTGCAATGGG GTTTAATAATATCATCATCCTTGTCATTGGCATAGTTGTATTTATATTTGCTACTGTTGGTGTGCTACTGGTGATGGAAACTCTAAGTGCATTCCTACATGCCTTGCGTCTTCATTGGGTGGAATTCCAGAACAAGTTCTATGAGGGAGATGGGTACAAGTTTAGCCCATTCTCGTTTGGTTTGATTAGTGAGGATGAGGACTAA
- the LOC107817550 gene encoding V-type proton ATPase subunit a2 isoform X2, protein MARKLRFLKEQMTKAGFTPSTRTTMGSNINLDELEVKLGELEAELAEMNTNTEKLQRSYNELLEYKLVLQKAGEFFHSAQNSATAQHKELEEHAHGERSIDSPLLLEQEAFADPSKQVKLGFVSGLVAREKSMAFERFLFRATRGNVFLKQVVVENPVIDPVSGTEVEKNVFVIFYSGERAKNKILKICDAFGANRYPFTDDIGKQYEMITEVSGKLSELKTTVDVGQLHRANLLQTIGYEFDQWNLLVKKEKFIYHTLNMLSIDVTKKCLVGEGWCPVYASSQIQNQLHRATLDSNSQVGAIFQVLHTTELPPTYFRTNKFTSAFQEIVDAYGVAKYQEVNPGVFTIVTFPFLFAVMFGDWGHGICLLLATLYFILREKKLSSQKLGDIMEMTFGGRYVIMMMALFSIYTGFIYNEFFSVPFEIFGRSAYGCRDLSCRDATTIGLIKVRDAYPFGVDPKWHGTRSELPFLNSLKMKMSILLGVAQMNLGIILSYFNGKFFKNDVNVWHQFVPQMIFLNSLFGYLSLLIIVKWCTGSQADLYHVMIYMFLSPTDDLGENQLFIGQKYLQLLLVSLALVAVPWMLFPKPFLLKKQHEERHRGQLYAMLDSTDDSFELETHNHSHGHEEFEFSEVFVHQLIHTIEFVLGAVSNTASYLRLWALSLAHSELSSVFYDKVLLLAMGFNNIIILVIGIVVFIFATVGVLLVMETLSAFLHALRLHWVEFQNKFYEGDGYKFSPFSFGLISEDED, encoded by the exons ATGGCACGTAAACTTCGCTTTTTGAAGGAACAAATGACAAAGGCAGGGTTTACTCCTTCAACAAGGACAACAATGGGCTCAAATATTAATCTGGATGAATTGGAG GTCAAACTTGGAGAACTCGAAGCTGAACTAGCAGAGATGAATACTAACACTGAAAAGCTTCAACGTTCTTATAATGAGCTTCTCGAGTATAAGCTTGTTCTGCAGAAG GCTGGTGAGTTTTTCCATTCAGCTCAAAACAGCGCTACTGCACAACATAAAGAACTGGAGGAGCATGCACATGGCGAGAGATCGATTGATAGTCCTCTATTGTTAGAGCAG GAAGCCTTTGCAGATCCTTCAAAGCAAGTTAAGCTGGGATTTGTCAGTGGGCTTGTTGCTAGAGAAAAATCTATGGCTTTTGAAAGGTTTCTTTTTCGTGCAACCAGAGGAAATGTATTTTTAAAGCAAGTGGTTGTTGAAAATCCTGTAATAGATCCGGTGTCAGGCACAGAG gttGAAAAAAACGTGTTTGTAATCTTTTACTCTGGAGAAAGGGCGAAGAACAAGATATTAAAAATTTGCGATGCATTTGGAGCAAATCGTTATCCATTCACTGATGACATTGGCAAACAGTATGAGATGATAACAGAG GTATCTGGAAAACTTTCAGAGCTGAAGACCACTGTAGACGTCGGACAGCTACACCGGGCAAATCTCTTACAGACCATTGGCTATGAGTTTGACCAATGGAACCTTCTG GTGAAAAAGGAGAAGTTTATTTACCATACACTAAATATGCTCAGTATTGATGTGACAAAGAAGTGCCTTGTGGGCGAGGGTTGGTGTCCAGTTTATGCGAGCAGCCAG ATACAGAATCAATTGCATCGAGCAACTTTGGATAGCAACTCACAAGTTGGGGCCATATTCCAGGTGTTGCATACCACAGAATTGCCACCTACATATTTCCGTACAAACAAATTTACATCTGCCTTCCAGGAAATTGTTGATGCATATGG TGTCGCAAAATATCAGGAAGTAAACCCTGGTGTTTTCACAATAGTAACTTTCCCGTTCCTCTTTGCTGTCATGTTTGGAGACTGGGGCCATGGTATATGCTTGCTTCTTGCAACATTATATTTCATCTTACGGGAGAAGAAGCTGTCTAGTCAG AAGCTTGGGGACATCATGGAGATGACTTTTGGCGGTCGCTACGTTATTATGATGATGGCTCTGTTTTCAATATATACAGGATTCATATATAATGAATTTTTCTCTGTTCCCTTTGAAATATTTGGGCGTTCAGCTTACGGTTGTCGCGACCTTTCCTGCAG GGATGCCACTACAATAGGTTTGATTAAGGTCCGCGATGCCTATCCATTTGGTGTGGATCCGAAGTGGCATGGTACCCGCAGCGAATTACCATTTCTGAATTCTTTGAAGATGAAGATGTCAATTCTACTTGGTGTTGCTCAGATGAATCTAGGAATCATTCTAAGCTATTTCAATGGGAAGTTCTTTAAAAATGACGTGAATGTCTG GCATCAGTTTGTCCCCCAGATGATATTCCTGAACAGCCTCTTTGGCTATCTTTCACTTCTTATTATTGTCAAATGGTGCACTGGTTCTCAAGCTGATCTGTACCATGTAATGATATACATGTTTCTAAGCCCTACTGATGATTTGGGCGAGAACCAGCTTTTTATTGGGCAAAAATACCTCCag CTTTTGCTAGTATCACTTGCACTTGTTGCCGTTCCATGGATGCTATTTCCTAAGCCATTTCTTCTAAAAAAGCAACATGAGGAA AGGCATCGGGGTCAATTATATGCAATGCTTGACAGCACTGATGACTCTTTTGAGTTGGAGACACACAATCATTCACATGGACATGAAGAATTTGAGTTCAGTGAAGTTTTTGTACATCAACTCATACATACCATAGAATTTGTACTTGGAGCTGTCTCTAATACAGCTTCATACCTGCGTCTGTGGGCCCTCAG TTTGGCACATTCAGAATTGTCTAGCGTGTTCTATGACAAAGTTCTGCTTCTTGCAATGGG GTTTAATAATATCATCATCCTTGTCATTGGCATAGTTGTATTTATATTTGCTACTGTTGGTGTGCTACTGGTGATGGAAACTCTAAGTGCATTCCTACATGCCTTGCGTCTTCATTGGGTGGAATTCCAGAACAAGTTCTATGAGGGAGATGGGTACAAGTTTAGCCCATTCTCGTTTGGTTTGATTAGTGAGGATGAGGACTAA